The following is a genomic window from Zerene cesonia ecotype Mississippi chromosome 13, Zerene_cesonia_1.1, whole genome shotgun sequence.
ATCCCGTTGGCGTCAATGCTCTAAAAGTGTTTGCAGATGTGACGCGACTCATCGATCTTTGAACTGCTGGCGAGCGGGGCTCACCTCCTTGAATTCGGATCTGATCGTCCCAGTGGATATTTACACTATGTAggttattaaacatattaatgcTAACAGCCATGGAACAGTTAAACGAGCCTAAAGGTGAGACAGATTCGCCGGTTGATAATGATACATAACTTGCAATGGATGGTCACCATCCTGTACTAAGAAGGCGAACGGAACTTCATAGTGCGAAAGGAAAACAGCGAACATTGGAAGGGGCGACGCGCGTTCTAATGCaaacaatttctttataacCACTTTTATCTGTTCTGTGCTTACACTTCACACTGGATACTATTAGAGAAATACACATTCGAAATTACACATATACAACCACAAAagctttgtttatttacataatttacgtTCGGGCAACCTAAGAACGTCAAGGAacgtagataatatattttatattgtcataAGATGAATAACGAAGaatcaaaaaatatcaaacataatCTCTCTTGTGAATAGACTCGTTGAGTTGAAAtactataaagaaataattcattatttactgCTAGTCTCATAAGCGtcctatttgtttttcttcatttaatGAATTACTATCAACCCACGTTCACTATCTGGAACTTGAGAGAACTATTGGATTTGCTGTATCGTGATGGCCAATTAGGCTATCGGTCTTCTGTTTGTTTGGAAATGCCTTTTCGTTAGATCAAATGAATGAGATTGTATCCGATAACTCCTACAGAATATCTGCTTAAGTAGTCAGtatcgtttatttaattataaatacaaattgaaagCAAATATAGATAAGCATTTATAGATACCGTCTGTTTAATAATGAagcctagtggggtatggagTAGATgatattcatttgtttcactgattgattttctttatggacaagtagatGATCAGACTTCTGTGTCCGGCCAGAacgagacattttttgtgaGTAACTGAAGGACCATCTCAAACCCAACCTGCGCCAACCGTCTGTATTTTCCTTATTACCTTTCAAATGTTCATACTGATTCAATACGAGAGGTTCAATCGAGAGAATATGTGAgttatgaaacaaatataagaGCCCTTTGTAACAGACCTTCCACAACCAGCCCCTTCTAATAGTACAAGGGGCTGGATGTATAGACTTTACAACCATTACTCCTCAGGGTCAGGTAATGGGTCTCCCATTGCTCGTGTGAAAATTTTGCTGCCCAAAGCAAAGCAGACTTGCTAGAATAAGcttgttttttcttaaaaacaagcttattagatattattatagaatctTTTATATCATCATATTCCTGTAATTTGACATATTTACTGTTTCACtattaatattgtgttaaatgattatagtaaaatttataatagaaaggaaaataaattttctcatCCTATAAACGTTTTCAGCGATCTtggaacaaataaattacggACGTTACATAAGTCAAGCTTCAAAGGCATGCGATCGCTGACAGAGCTAGATATGTTTGACAATCATGTGGAATACCTGCCTTCTGGAATTTTCGATTCACTTCACAATTTAAGGATTTTGTGAGTACAGTGCAAATTGCTAacgaattgaattttattcttacaaaaatacaaatgactATAATCGGTGTTATTGCtgattattagtttttttttattatttgaacgaaaacatataaatatctttcattaaaatttaataaaggttGACTCTTTCATTAGTAAATTGAACGCttaatccgttaaaaataaagacgGAAAATTACTGATTATACtcacaaaaacattttgttttcagGCGTTTACAGCGAAATTACCTTGAAGAGATTGACAGTGAGGCTTTCCGACATACAAAAAAGCTCTTTCACGTTGatttatcaaacaattttttatacacgCTACCAGAACGATTATTCGCCAACAATACGTACTTAGAAACTGTGgatatatcaaataatcaaattgtTTACATACCATCCGACACGTTCCTTGGATTACGTTCCCTATTAATTCTCGATTTATCGAATAACAAAATTCAACAGATACAAAATGGAACGTTCCATTTGATTAATTtgcaaatattgaaattgtcaAACAACCAGATAAGTAACATCACAGACACAGCGTTCGAAAGCCTTTTGTCATTGGAAACCCTGTTAATGGACAAAAATGACTTACGAATGATACCGTCAAATTTATTCTGTAATCTCTtctgtttaatgtttttggaTTTAtcgaacaataatttaatgagcGTAAGTAAATTTGAACTCATGAATTAGCGAAATATTTGATGTATgacagtttattattatatatcataattctGTTTGCTATTGAGCTACTTTCAAAAGAAAGCAATTGTGTAcctaattaacattttttagaGCTTTATTCGTACCAACCTTTTTTCCGATGGCCAAATTCAGttcaattttacaatatgtaCCGTCATTCGTTCTAATTTGTAAAAAGATAATGTAGACCAAACAGTGAGGTGGTCgaaattaaatgcattaatttCTGTTTTCGGGCGTAAGTAGATAAGGGTCGTTCACGTAAGGGTCTTATCTATGCATATTCTCTGCCTGCCTGTTTCTCCGTTTTATTTGACCCAGATTTAGTgaacgtttaattaaaaaaaataaataaaaaacaaaggcTTATACGGGATGAATGGTGTCTGGAATAGGCTTTGATCTGAAAGAGACACTCGattgtatcatcatcatatgaACCActggtgaagccggggcgaatagctagtatgttatatttgcAAGCATCACTCtagaatttgaatatttcactAGTCACGCTGGATAGAAAAGTCAGTGAAATTTGAACCGCTGCcgaaaaaatatatccacACTTTTTCGCCTCATGGTGtgtctaatttattatatcgatTACATACTCGATAGGTCAGACAACTTTCAAAGAAAATGCTGGTAACTAGCAAAGAGCAAGGAGAATATCCAATCTACTTACCAACTAACCAACTATTGGTATTGGATCGGTATGGAAATTACTAGTGCACACTATGCGCCTTTGTTTTTCTTCAGCTGTGTAGTGTATTGTGTAGAAAAatcgttaatattaaaaatcagtCCTATCACGTAGTATGTTTATCACGTAAAGTACTCAAATACTTAAAAGTAGTTAGTAAGTAGTATTTGAATGGCACTTTTTTTTCAGTTGACTGGTCTTGAATTCAGGCACCTTAGGTCATTgagatttttgaatttaaaagagAATCTTCTGCAAGAGCTGCCGGACGACGCATTTGTGAATTGTTCCAGCCTTGAAAAACTCGATCTGTCTAAAAATAAGTTGAAATTCCTGAACGTTACCACTTTCCGGGGATTGGAAAATTTAACTTCATTGATTTTATCCGACAATCAGATTTACGAAGTTCATTTCAAAACATTcgcaacatttaaaaatcttacaacgttgtaagttatatttacgctgaattatctttttaattagacaggattatttattatatttattacaatggaCGTGTCTCCTATTCATAACGatataaaaggtaaaaaacgttttattacTCAAACTTTGTGATATAATAagctttttatgaaatatattaataacgtcAACACATATCTAACATGCATTCGAAAATGCTTTGACATAAAACAAAGACAAATCAAAGTTTTAATTGGcgttttacacatttttatttaacgaaaTGCTTTATTCCGTATGTTGGCAGATACTTGGACAACAACATGTTTCCCTCACTCCCGTCGCGAACTCTCGACTACATGCCGAAACTCGCTAATGTCAAATTGTCAAATAACCCTTGGCATTGCGATTGTCATGCTCTTTATATTTCAGcgtatgttaatatttactaacTTTATCCCTTCATGTTTGGAAGTCTTTTGTGGAAGTTTAAATCGAATGCTAAAAAGTGTTCCTAAAATGTATGAAGTGTAATTTCATCCTATGTATGTGGTCCTTTACAATGTTGGTCTACAatcttatgttataattattgacatattattacagattttaatgatactgtaaaattttattgatccATAGTATTGCCATAACAagatttaaatagttatatgcATGTTATAAGGTAACTACgagtacaatttatattaaaatttacttgaGTAATACTTCgtgttttcttaaaatataaatgttgtcaaggaaaatttatagttcctcatttatttaagaggcattcatttatttcgatCAATCttaatgtgtttatatttctcAGGTGGGTGCggttaaatgaaatgaaaatatgggATTATTCGCCTACGTGCGTATCACCGTGGTATTTGGAAGGTcactttttaaagaaattaaaatttcctgAACTGTGTACTGGGCAATGGGCCAGCATGGTAAATTTATCGCCCCGATTACCAATGCAACAGCTTTTAGCCCTTAATGTCACTGTTAACAGAAAACCTCAAGAAAGCATGGAAGAAATTCACGatatggacaactggaaataaataaaaattaataaattgatagtCTTTTTGTACTTAAATGGATTATAATACTATCCTTTTGATATAATAGGAAAACGAAGAATAGACGACATCATAATggaatattcttaattttttaggTTTCATCTAATTACCTATAATCCGCTATCTGTTATATTCGGTCGCGTCTTTTATTACATTccattactttataaatgtattcaacTTCCCTGATAATGGTAGGTATTTTTGGTGTTTACCTTATACCGTTTCTCTTTACTAATACTAATTAATCACAGTCTTGTAATATAAGCAAACTGTCACGCCTTAGAATTTCCATAAACGTACTTTACTAACTTTAGAGTCAACAAGCCCAgtaatgttatgtattttagaTTTTCAGATAccctaaatgtataattacgttataattaaacttacaTACTATGTTATAGACCAAACTCAAAACTACTTCGTGCAAAACCACTTTTGACTGATTTTTGAagtcaaaaattgttttgattgGTTATGAGTTACTGTAACACATGCATTAAAATGGGTTGTTCATTTTTTACAGTTTCTGAAGTAATTCATAACTAATACTTTAAGGcaacaaatacattaaatcaAGTTGTAGTACAGATCGTGTCTACGTGATCTTCACCAGCATGGTAATATCTGTGACTAAGCTTACAAACAATATCCTATTACCAACAATATACATCCATACCTAAGATGCAGCTACGTAGTTCGTCCAAACAATAGATGCTGTCAGTagatattataagatatttaacaatttctccCTCTTGTATAGGAAGGTTTTAGAATTATGTATGCTACAtgtttctagaaaaaaaaacagtattaaaataggtaaagaataaaaaaaaatccaatataaaaaaagatcatAAAATAGAATCCTCCACTTTTATGATTTTACTTTGAT
Proteins encoded in this region:
- the LOC119831294 gene encoding carboxypeptidase N subunit 2-like, translated to MKISRLLNPLQILALWVLQIEAQCSLTPCEVLQILTSKTKPGEGGNEACAEDLKWRQLDRRLRAIEQPAWTISLSQSRWRQCSKSVCRCDATHRSLNCWRAGLTSLNSDLIVPVDIYTIDLGTNKLRTLHKSSFKGMRSLTELDMFDNHVEYLPSGIFDSLHNLRILRLQRNYLEEIDSEAFRHTKKLFHVDLSNNFLYTLPERLFANNTYLETVDISNNQIVYIPSDTFLGLRSLLILDLSNNKIQQIQNGTFHLINLQILKLSNNQISNITDTAFESLLSLETLLMDKNDLRMIPSNLFCNLFCLMFLDLSNNNLMSLTGLEFRHLRSLRFLNLKENLLQELPDDAFVNCSSLEKLDLSKNKLKFLNVTTFRGLENLTSLILSDNQIYEVHFKTFATFKNLTTLYLDNNMFPSLPSRTLDYMPKLANVKLSNNPWHCDCHALYISAWVRLNEMKIWDYSPTCVSPWYLEGHFLKKLKFPELCTGQWASMVNLSPRLPMQQLLALNVTVNRKPQESMEEIHDMDNWK